In the Maridesulfovibrio zosterae DSM 11974 genome, one interval contains:
- a CDS encoding LysR family transcriptional regulator yields the protein MNLQTDYLRTFIAVADTQSFTKTGRLINRSQSAVSMQIKRLEEEIGRPLFERIGKTARLTIDGKLLLSHARGIVQKHDEAVASLSSAQLEGIIRFGSPEHYTTGILPRLLAGFAAAFPDVLIEMHCAGSDIVQKGLDAGDLDLGLCTEINKQGRIIHHDHLVWTASPDFKVRKDSVLPLAVEDECIFQEWAVHALEQAGISYRIVYVSRGLSGILDAARAGLAIAPVIRRNLPSDLAILGSEHGLPMLPKSSIVLNTRTPPLPDHVNCFAEHIISTFKYTAG from the coding sequence ATGAACCTGCAAACAGATTATCTCAGAACATTTATTGCCGTAGCCGACACCCAGAGCTTTACGAAAACAGGCAGACTGATCAACCGCTCCCAGTCGGCTGTCAGCATGCAGATCAAAAGACTTGAAGAAGAAATCGGAAGGCCGCTTTTTGAAAGAATCGGTAAAACGGCCAGACTCACAATAGATGGAAAGCTGCTGCTCAGTCATGCCCGCGGCATTGTGCAGAAGCACGATGAAGCAGTGGCCTCACTTTCGAGTGCACAGCTTGAAGGAATAATCCGCTTCGGATCACCGGAACATTACACAACCGGGATTCTTCCCAGACTGCTTGCAGGATTCGCGGCCGCTTTTCCTGATGTCCTGATTGAAATGCATTGTGCGGGCAGTGATATTGTACAAAAAGGTCTTGATGCCGGTGATCTTGATCTGGGCTTGTGTACCGAAATAAATAAACAAGGCCGTATAATCCACCATGATCATCTTGTCTGGACTGCCAGCCCTGATTTTAAAGTACGTAAGGACAGTGTGCTTCCACTGGCAGTGGAAGACGAATGTATTTTTCAGGAATGGGCAGTACATGCACTGGAACAAGCCGGAATTTCATATAGAATTGTTTATGTGAGCAGAGGGTTATCAGGGATTCTCGATGCAGCCCGTGCAGGACTGGCCATAGCACCTGTTATAAGACGTAACCTTCCTTCTGATCTGGCGATTCTTGGAAGCGAGCACGGCCTGCCGATGCTCCCCAAATCAAGTATAGTATTAAATACCCGCACTCCGCCGCTTCCTGATCATGTAAACTGCTTTGCTGAACATATAATTTCAACTTTTAAATATACTGCGGGATAA
- a CDS encoding methyl-accepting chemotaxis protein translates to MNLKDVKLGKKLGLGFAAILIIMTALGLMAILNMNSVSKGSDKLAQMYIPEVAEAIDVQKASLLTMHAMRGFSLTTNEAYWTESKKLLNELRNDHLKDAKALADKYPQLVKLGKNVKKAISAVDQYTTLATQTRKVHDELQKNRMVMEESGRLFMENAYQYLTDQNEKVVKQIELQAPTAEIKERLEKITNINDVIDIGNNIQIKNFKAQAVRKLKILENSLKDFSKIDNELSVLRSVTKQEKDIQTLEQIKKEADDYQKAMKSFYENMLQLQKLDRSREEAADQVLASAEITADSGIEQTQLIANESAGNLDMATIILSAGLIIAVLVGISLAIWLTRAITGPMTKGVVFATKVAEGDLDQTLDIDQKDEAGQLATAMSKMVSNLKLKIAEAEQKSKEADHESERARKAMNDAEAAQEKAESGRQLIMDAAKRLESVVERMTTSSEELSAQVEQASNGALIQTERVSETATAMEEMNATVLEVASNASNAATESDKAREKAQEGSDVVGNAVNSIQNVENQINDLKVHMSSLGKQTEDIGSIMNVISDIADQTNLLALNAAIEAARAGDAGRGFAVVADEVRKLAEKTMTATNEVGEAISNIQNGSRDSMNSMDKAVVTIEESSKLAALSGEALDAIVALVNATTDQVQAIAAASEQQSATSEEINRAVDEINRISSETSTSMSQSAIAVEELAQQSQELKGLVDEMVHSGE, encoded by the coding sequence ATGAACTTGAAAGATGTTAAACTGGGAAAGAAGCTCGGCCTCGGTTTTGCTGCCATTTTGATCATAATGACAGCTCTTGGACTTATGGCTATTCTCAATATGAACTCAGTAAGTAAAGGAAGTGATAAGCTTGCCCAAATGTACATACCTGAAGTTGCAGAAGCAATTGACGTGCAAAAAGCATCACTGCTTACGATGCATGCAATGCGAGGATTCTCCCTTACTACGAACGAAGCATACTGGACAGAAAGCAAAAAATTACTGAACGAACTTCGTAATGACCACCTTAAAGATGCCAAAGCTCTGGCGGACAAATATCCACAACTTGTTAAACTTGGCAAAAATGTAAAAAAAGCAATATCCGCAGTGGACCAGTACACCACTCTGGCAACCCAAACCCGTAAAGTTCATGATGAGTTGCAAAAGAACCGTATGGTGATGGAAGAATCGGGCCGTCTGTTCATGGAAAATGCATATCAGTACCTCACGGATCAGAATGAAAAGGTAGTCAAGCAGATTGAGCTACAGGCACCTACTGCTGAGATAAAGGAAAGGCTTGAAAAGATTACAAACATCAATGATGTCATAGACATTGGAAATAATATCCAGATAAAAAACTTTAAAGCACAAGCTGTCCGCAAACTTAAAATACTGGAGAACAGTCTCAAGGATTTCTCGAAAATTGATAACGAGCTGTCAGTGTTAAGGTCTGTGACCAAACAGGAAAAAGATATACAGACCCTTGAACAAATAAAAAAAGAAGCTGACGACTATCAAAAGGCTATGAAATCCTTCTACGAAAACATGCTGCAACTCCAGAAACTGGACCGCAGCCGTGAAGAAGCCGCCGATCAGGTACTGGCATCTGCTGAGATAACAGCTGATTCGGGAATAGAGCAGACCCAGCTGATTGCTAATGAAAGTGCTGGCAATCTTGATATGGCCACAATTATTTTATCCGCAGGTCTGATCATTGCTGTCCTTGTCGGAATAAGCCTGGCCATATGGCTCACCAGAGCCATCACCGGCCCCATGACCAAAGGTGTTGTTTTCGCCACCAAAGTTGCTGAAGGCGATCTGGACCAGACTCTGGATATTGACCAGAAAGACGAAGCAGGCCAGCTGGCAACAGCCATGTCCAAAATGGTGAGCAATCTGAAACTGAAAATCGCAGAGGCTGAGCAGAAAAGTAAAGAAGCCGACCATGAATCGGAACGCGCCAGAAAAGCTATGAACGACGCCGAAGCTGCCCAGGAAAAAGCCGAGTCCGGCAGACAGCTGATCATGGACGCAGCCAAGCGTCTGGAGAGCGTGGTGGAGAGAATGACTACATCCTCCGAAGAGCTTTCCGCACAGGTAGAACAGGCCAGCAATGGAGCCTTGATTCAAACTGAACGAGTCAGCGAGACCGCAACAGCAATGGAAGAAATGAACGCAACCGTGCTGGAGGTAGCCTCCAACGCAAGCAACGCAGCCACAGAATCTGACAAAGCCCGTGAAAAAGCACAGGAAGGTTCAGACGTGGTCGGCAATGCTGTAAATTCTATCCAGAACGTAGAGAATCAGATTAACGATCTCAAAGTTCACATGTCTTCCTTAGGCAAGCAGACAGAAGATATCGGCAGTATCATGAATGTTATTTCTGACATTGCCGACCAGACCAACCTTCTGGCTTTGAATGCTGCCATTGAAGCTGCAAGAGCCGGAGATGCCGGTCGTGGATTTGCTGTAGTAGCTGATGAAGTACGTAAACTCGCAGAAAAAACCATGACAGCCACAAATGAAGTTGGTGAAGCCATCAGCAACATTCAAAACGGCTCACGCGACAGCATGAACAGTATGGATAAAGCTGTAGTGACAATCGAAGAATCCAGCAAACTGGCTGCACTTTCTGGCGAAGCACTTGATGCAATCGTAGCACTGGTTAATGCCACAACGGATCAGGTTCAGGCCATTGCAGCTGCATCAGAACAGCAGTCTGCTACCAGCGAAGAAATCAACCGTGCAGTAGACGAAATAAACCGCATCTCCAGTGAGACATCGACCAGCATGAGCCAGTCAGCCATTGCTGTAGAGGAATTAGCTCAGCAGTCGCAGGAACTGAAAGGCCTCGTTGACGAAATGGTCCACAGCGGAGAGTAA
- a CDS encoding pentapeptide repeat-containing protein, producing MVELVLVPLLVNLFSQALWEFSDKGWSAIKEKLGEDEKNIPLLTFLEAVRNCYIEAGRANQRDEKELKAFFDAALKRYLHRYSSPELAQKSITFHPYLPLFEPVAAIADYLDDEMQQKEIMSEERKSILLQFNKDVAGLSRIEELKDILKEFEYNQSQYEKINYLQDLLQFRYIRMNENDPPLYKTFVPPYGLMRDHRYWGDSDTDTDTEEYNFRRMDDLCDRYFADRVSNIKTRQILFIGADFGIGKSSYLLMKAAAMANEYLKTWTSHYPVFYNLKYCDGTTERLRDEINGLLPEGNQPVCLLLDALDESGPMTDEHVKAVISVAESLLSELPENSRCIITSRLILGAQGAVACHIQNILQYDVSRNKFPAKYVQIQGFVKREQLDDWLAKQRECNPEAWKDSITYESLTKVGLSEKELEKPLYLWIVGQLLCDGRIDLEKEMFMGRTGLYMHFMNFVSHRCKVPDENQCDLDEKRHKARHLLRNLARMRNLLPTDKGLTNEQVQQSFGEKSTEWKFYDELGQTKFLTLSYFGHKNSSFEFSHLSFKEYLLAEDLLANLLYASASNSGAEEKHCLIAGEISKETREFLAELCKGFAKTYESEEAKELFAPFFAACDHFYNKFNRLRSERSFLDDALKTLAKWVADESVMILEQHNHQKSDKKNLGRDIKVISRPVTDKDIYSERWLALLMGKNMQKGMDDNADFLEQHQNEIKNSMVSMIECLMSVLSDWKGELLDYASLGKVNGVGKILYGAKLRSATLCFATLIGADLRGADLSEADLREAKLFKADLREAKLLKANLREAKLFKADLRESKLFGANLGGANLGLADLSSADLRFADLRSANLGKADFRGANLKDAKITDADFRNAKLYKSDLERADLSEEDVAGAVIMDDPD from the coding sequence ATGGTTGAACTTGTTCTTGTGCCGCTGTTAGTTAATCTGTTTAGTCAGGCTTTATGGGAATTTTCTGATAAGGGATGGTCTGCCATCAAGGAAAAGCTGGGTGAGGATGAGAAAAACATCCCGCTGCTGACTTTTCTGGAAGCCGTCCGCAATTGCTACATAGAAGCAGGGCGGGCAAATCAGCGTGATGAAAAAGAACTGAAGGCGTTTTTTGATGCGGCCCTTAAGAGATACCTGCATAGGTATTCAAGCCCGGAACTGGCCCAAAAGAGCATAACTTTCCATCCCTATCTTCCTTTATTCGAGCCTGTTGCGGCTATTGCTGATTATCTTGACGATGAAATGCAGCAAAAAGAGATCATGAGCGAGGAAAGGAAGTCCATTTTATTGCAGTTCAATAAAGACGTAGCCGGACTGAGCCGTATAGAAGAGCTGAAAGATATTCTTAAAGAGTTCGAGTATAATCAGAGCCAATACGAAAAAATAAATTATCTACAGGATTTATTGCAGTTCCGCTATATCCGCATGAATGAGAATGATCCTCCGTTATATAAGACTTTCGTCCCTCCGTATGGACTGATGCGTGATCATAGGTACTGGGGCGACAGTGATACCGATACCGATACCGAAGAATATAATTTTAGGCGCATGGACGATTTGTGCGATAGATATTTCGCTGACAGGGTGAGTAATATTAAAACAAGACAGATTTTGTTTATCGGCGCTGATTTCGGCATAGGTAAATCAAGTTATCTTTTAATGAAAGCAGCTGCCATGGCAAATGAGTATTTGAAGACATGGACCAGCCATTATCCTGTTTTCTACAATTTGAAATATTGTGACGGCACCACTGAACGTTTGAGGGATGAGATAAACGGGCTGCTTCCAGAAGGTAACCAGCCGGTATGTCTTCTTTTAGATGCTCTTGATGAAAGCGGACCCATGACAGATGAACATGTCAAAGCTGTAATCAGTGTTGCTGAATCCTTATTAAGTGAACTACCTGAAAACTCCAGATGCATTATTACCAGCCGCCTTATTCTGGGGGCGCAGGGAGCTGTTGCCTGCCATATTCAGAATATTTTACAGTATGATGTAAGCCGGAATAAATTCCCCGCAAAATATGTACAGATACAGGGTTTTGTAAAAAGAGAGCAGCTTGATGACTGGCTGGCAAAGCAGCGGGAATGCAATCCTGAGGCATGGAAAGATTCCATAACTTATGAAAGCCTGACAAAAGTAGGTTTAAGTGAAAAAGAGCTGGAAAAACCTCTTTACCTGTGGATCGTAGGGCAATTACTTTGTGACGGCAGAATTGATCTGGAAAAAGAGATGTTCATGGGCCGCACCGGTCTGTACATGCATTTTATGAATTTTGTATCCCATCGCTGCAAAGTGCCGGATGAAAATCAGTGTGATCTGGATGAAAAACGTCATAAGGCCCGCCACCTTTTGCGCAATCTGGCCCGGATGCGTAATTTATTACCAACTGATAAAGGGCTCACCAATGAACAGGTCCAGCAGTCTTTTGGGGAAAAATCTACAGAATGGAAATTTTATGATGAGCTGGGGCAAACCAAGTTTCTGACTTTATCCTATTTCGGTCATAAAAACAGTTCTTTTGAATTCAGTCATTTGTCGTTCAAGGAATATCTTCTGGCCGAAGACCTGCTGGCCAATCTTCTTTATGCCTCTGCTTCAAATTCCGGTGCAGAGGAAAAGCATTGTCTAATTGCCGGTGAAATATCAAAGGAAACCCGTGAATTTCTGGCTGAATTATGCAAAGGATTTGCAAAAACATATGAATCGGAAGAAGCGAAGGAGCTGTTTGCGCCGTTTTTTGCTGCTTGTGATCATTTCTACAATAAATTTAATAGACTAAGATCAGAAAGAAGTTTTCTTGATGATGCGTTGAAAACCTTGGCAAAATGGGTGGCTGATGAAAGTGTCATGATACTGGAGCAGCATAATCACCAGAAGAGTGATAAAAAGAATCTGGGCCGTGATATTAAAGTCATCTCCCGACCTGTTACAGATAAAGATATATATTCTGAACGCTGGCTGGCATTGCTTATGGGAAAAAATATGCAAAAAGGCATGGATGATAATGCTGATTTTCTTGAACAGCATCAGAATGAAATTAAGAATTCAATGGTCTCCATGATCGAATGCCTGATGTCTGTTTTGTCAGACTGGAAAGGAGAGCTTTTAGATTATGCTTCCCTTGGGAAAGTGAATGGTGTTGGTAAAATTTTATATGGCGCCAAGCTCCGCTCCGCCACTCTCTGCTTCGCCACCCTCATTGGAGCCGACCTCCGTGGAGCCGACCTTAGTGAAGCCGACCTCCGTGAAGCCAAGCTCTTTAAAGCCGACCTCCGTGAAGCCAAGCTCCTTAAAGCCAACCTCCGTGAAGCCAAGCTCTTTAAAGCCGACCTCCGTGAATCCAAGCTTTTTGGAGCTAATCTAGGTGGAGCTAATCTAGGTTTAGCCGACCTCTCCTCCGCTGACCTCCGCTTCGCCGATCTCCGCTCCGCCAATCTCGGTAAAGCCGACTTTCGTGGAGCCAATCTTAAGGATGCAAAGATTACTGATGCCGATTTCAGAAATGCAAAGTTATATAAATCAGACCTTGAAAGAGCGGATCTGAGTGAAGAAGATGTTGCTGGTGCAGTTATAATGGATGATCCTGATTAA
- a CDS encoding PEP/pyruvate-binding domain-containing protein: MSLFDWLPFRKKKAEKTQEDLAEIRRMFATRYKHFSLLIRANTATHELMAELEEALRGFQPYGMHYVRALCSRISESVYEMIGHLNKLDHGSYEKLYDQFSVIHSKISPHLESIHHAGEGELVLSLSEVGRDQADLCGPKMATLGEAGNELGLKIPAGFVVTTVSFHKFMEKDGLEEQVDRLIQTADPDDREAMFQVSSKIMQLIINSDLPDDVTAAILEAYDSLCADHGEVVNVAVRSSALGEDSEGAAFAGQYRSILNIDRSSLILACKEVMASKYSLQAMAYRINRGIRDEDVAMSVGCIMMVEAASGGVAYSRSPMNIRDENISVYSVWGLPKAVVDGAAEADEFMVSRTKPMQVIGRHIADKEDRYVCDIGEGVHCVRQVNGFRAAPSLTDDQAVNVARQAVRIEEHFGSAQDIEWAMTKDGDLYLLQCRPLMQLDDSPEVVLQNSSASIPVLSGGRTASPGVGVGPAFPVRKDADTLHFPDGGVLILRQALPSRAALLSRCSAVITEQGGIAGHLANVAREFGVPALFGLKGALSRFKEGRIITVDADGRSVYDGLIEELLKEKPRHRLMRGSAVQASLRKAARHIVRLNLTDPDSPKFRPSNCKTMHDIMRYCHEMSVREMFEFGTKKEFVQSASRQLICSVPKQFWVLNLGDGITPEGRKRNDRCVLLEHITSAPMLALWEGMQAVPWEGPPAVHTQGLLSVMFEATINPDLNTTSPSHFSQKNYFMISKRYCCLQSRFGFHFCGVEALIGDRVSENYASLQFKGGAANLERRILRAKFVGEILDEFDFRVRIREDNLNARLEGLEHASMERRLKILGYLITHTRQLDMIMTNEAEVEKYKKKFAEDFKLFPAVQ; encoded by the coding sequence ATGAGTTTATTTGACTGGCTTCCTTTCAGGAAAAAAAAGGCCGAAAAAACACAGGAAGATCTGGCTGAAATACGCCGGATGTTCGCAACCCGTTATAAGCATTTCAGCCTGCTTATCCGGGCCAATACCGCCACTCACGAATTGATGGCTGAACTGGAGGAGGCTTTGCGTGGATTTCAGCCTTACGGAATGCATTATGTACGGGCTTTGTGTTCCCGCATTTCAGAATCAGTTTATGAGATGATAGGGCATCTTAATAAACTTGATCATGGTTCATATGAAAAGCTTTATGATCAGTTTTCAGTGATCCATAGTAAAATTTCACCGCACCTTGAATCCATACATCATGCAGGGGAAGGCGAACTTGTTCTGTCTCTGTCTGAGGTCGGACGCGATCAGGCTGATTTGTGCGGTCCCAAAATGGCTACTCTCGGTGAAGCCGGAAATGAGCTCGGGCTTAAAATTCCTGCCGGATTTGTTGTCACTACAGTTTCCTTTCATAAGTTTATGGAAAAAGACGGTCTTGAAGAACAAGTGGACCGGTTGATTCAGACCGCTGACCCTGATGACCGTGAAGCCATGTTTCAGGTTTCATCAAAAATCATGCAGCTCATAATTAATTCAGATCTGCCAGATGATGTAACGGCGGCTATTCTGGAAGCATATGATTCTTTATGTGCTGATCACGGGGAAGTCGTAAATGTTGCGGTCCGTTCAAGTGCTCTGGGTGAAGACAGCGAAGGAGCTGCTTTTGCAGGTCAGTACCGTTCCATTCTGAATATTGACCGCAGCTCTCTTATTCTGGCCTGTAAAGAGGTTATGGCTTCCAAATATTCCCTTCAGGCCATGGCTTACCGTATTAACCGTGGTATCCGTGATGAAGATGTTGCCATGAGTGTCGGGTGCATTATGATGGTTGAAGCTGCATCAGGGGGAGTTGCGTATTCACGCAGTCCTATGAATATAAGAGATGAAAATATTTCAGTTTATTCCGTGTGGGGATTACCTAAGGCGGTTGTTGACGGCGCAGCGGAGGCTGACGAATTTATGGTCAGCCGGACAAAGCCCATGCAGGTGATCGGCCGCCATATAGCGGATAAGGAAGACCGGTATGTATGCGATATAGGAGAAGGGGTGCATTGTGTCCGGCAGGTCAACGGATTCAGAGCGGCGCCGTCCCTGACTGATGATCAGGCTGTAAACGTTGCCAGACAGGCCGTACGTATTGAGGAACATTTCGGATCTGCTCAGGATATTGAATGGGCAATGACAAAAGACGGTGATCTTTATCTTTTACAATGCCGCCCCTTAATGCAGCTTGATGACTCCCCCGAAGTCGTGCTGCAAAACAGCTCGGCATCTATTCCCGTGCTTTCAGGCGGAAGGACCGCCAGTCCGGGAGTAGGTGTCGGACCTGCTTTTCCGGTACGAAAAGATGCTGATACCCTGCATTTTCCGGATGGTGGAGTTTTGATTCTGCGGCAGGCCCTGCCCAGCAGGGCAGCACTTCTCAGTCGGTGCAGCGCAGTTATAACTGAGCAGGGCGGCATTGCCGGACACCTGGCCAACGTTGCCAGAGAGTTCGGTGTTCCGGCTCTTTTCGGTCTGAAGGGGGCGTTGAGCCGTTTTAAAGAAGGCCGGATTATAACGGTGGATGCTGATGGCAGATCAGTTTATGACGGGCTGATTGAAGAGCTGCTTAAAGAAAAACCGAGGCATCGGCTTATGCGTGGCAGTGCTGTACAGGCAAGCCTGCGAAAAGCAGCCCGGCACATTGTGCGGTTGAATCTGACTGATCCTGATTCTCCAAAATTCAGGCCTTCCAACTGTAAAACCATGCACGACATCATGCGCTACTGTCATGAGATGTCTGTCCGTGAAATGTTTGAGTTCGGTACTAAAAAGGAATTTGTCCAGTCTGCTTCACGCCAGCTTATATGCAGTGTCCCCAAGCAATTCTGGGTTCTTAATCTAGGGGACGGCATCACTCCTGAAGGTAGAAAGAGAAATGACAGATGTGTTCTGCTGGAACACATAACTTCCGCGCCCATGCTGGCATTATGGGAAGGTATGCAGGCTGTGCCGTGGGAAGGTCCTCCTGCTGTGCATACGCAGGGGCTGTTGTCTGTAATGTTTGAAGCAACGATAAATCCTGATCTGAACACAACAAGTCCTTCACATTTTTCTCAGAAAAACTATTTCATGATTTCAAAAAGATATTGCTGTCTGCAATCCCGCTTCGGATTTCATTTCTGCGGAGTGGAGGCATTGATTGGCGACCGCGTAAGCGAGAATTATGCAAGTTTGCAGTTCAAAGGCGGAGCCGCAAATCTGGAGCGCAGAATATTGCGGGCAAAATTTGTCGGTGAAATTTTAGATGAATTTGATTTCAGGGTAAGGATCAGGGAAGACAATCTGAATGCCCGCCTCGAAGGGCTGGAGCATGCAAGCATGGAAAGGCGGCTGAAAATTCTAGGCTATCTCATCACCCACACCCGCCAGCTTGATATGATCATGACCAATGAGGCCGAAGTTGAAAAATACAAAAAGAAGTTTGCCGAAGATTTCAAATTGTTTCCGGCTGTGCAGTAG